One Punica granatum isolate Tunisia-2019 chromosome 3, ASM765513v2, whole genome shotgun sequence genomic window carries:
- the LOC116200447 gene encoding pollen-specific leucine-rich repeat extensin-like protein 1, giving the protein MEDPTNKGEESSKKVPATSSSSSGRRGKEVSVNTVNTAQQAPQQYSMNYTAAPPVAPSYTPHAPQYRPQPPTQPIYYSALPPPPLPTVSSPVVHHYTPAPSQAPQYQPPAPRTSQPTQRAPPPQGQQGEGEQGWPSPFVIEYVPAEAAVGFAGIDAPQAPLVIDIPAREPYSNDRVPWTYEGGVVNLEQQFGVMGITSSGRLYENPTTTDKGNAPATEVETRPRTLPTPSKKVTEEEAEAFMKIIKASEYKVVEQMAKSLAHISLLALLLNLEPHREALMRTMSSLLKDARIPGHCILFASATTTSLAES; this is encoded by the exons atggaggaccccaccaacAAAGGAGAGGAGTCGTCGAAGAAGGTCCCCGCGACATCATCGTCTTCAagcgggagaaggggaaaggaagttTCGGTGAATACCGTCAACACGGCACAACAGGCCCCCCagcaatattcgatgaactacaCGGCGGCGCCTCCCGTAGCGCCCTCCTACACCCCGCATGCACCTCAATATCGGCCTCAACCCCCTACCCAAccaatctactattccgcactACCGCCTCCACCCCTACCTACGGTGTCGTCGCCCGTCGTCCACCATTATACCCCTGCTCCATCCCAAGCCCCTCAATACCAACCTCCGGCTCCTAGGACTTCTCAGCCGACACAACGGGCCCCGCCCCCGCAAGGTCAACAGGGCGAAGGCGAGCAAGGTTGGCCTTCCCCCTTTGTGATTGAATACGTACCAGCAGAAGCCGCGGTCGGGTTTGCCGGGATTGACGCACCCCAGGCCCCGCTCGTCATAGACATTCCTGCCCGGGAGCCATACTCGAACGAcagggtcccctggacctatgagggaGGTGTCGTGAACCTGGAGCAACAATTCggtgtcatgggcataaccAGCTCGGGACGGCTATACGAGAACCCGACGACCACCGATAAAGGGAACGCGCCCGCTACCGAAGTGGAGACGAGGCCTAGGACCCTGCCTACtccgtccaagaaggtgacagaagaggaggccgaagccttcatgaaaatCATCAAAGCGAGCGAGTACAAGGTGgtggagcagatggccaaatctctggcccacatctcattgctcgCCCTCCTACTCAATTTGGAACCCCACAGGGAGGCCCTCATGCGG ACGATGAGCTCCCTTCTGAAGGATGCGCGCATTCCCGGGCACTGCATAttgtttgcaagtgcaacaaccacatcGTTGGCCGAGTCATGA